From a region of the Pongo abelii isolate AG06213 chromosome 9, NHGRI_mPonAbe1-v2.0_pri, whole genome shotgun sequence genome:
- the CHRM1 gene encoding muscarinic acetylcholine receptor M1 (The RefSeq protein has 2 substitutions compared to this genomic sequence): protein MNTSAPPAVSPNITVLAPGKGPWQVAFIGITTGLLSLATVTGNLLVLISFKVNTELKTVNNYFLLSLACADLIIGTFSMNLYTTYLLMGHWALGTLACDLWLALDYVASNASVMNLLLISFDRYFSVTRPLSYRAKRTPRRAALMIGLAWLVSFVLWAPAILFWQYLVGERTVLAGQCYIQFLSQPIITFGTAMAAFYLPVTVMCTLYWRIYRETESRARELAALQGSETPGKGGGSSSSSERSQPGAEGSPGTPPGRCCRCCRAPRLLQAYSWKEEEEEDEGSMESLTSSEGEEPGSEVVIKMPMVDPEAQAPTKQPPRSSPNTVKRPTKKGRDRAGKGQKPRGKEQLAKRKTFSLVKEKKAARTLSAILLAFILTWTPYNIMVLVSTFCKDCVPETLWELGYWLCYVNSTINPMCYALCNKAFRDTFRLLLLCRWDKRRWRKIPKRPGSVHRTPSRQC from the coding sequence ATGAACACCTCAGCCCCACCTGCTGTCAGCCCCAACATCACTGTCCTGGCACCAGGAAAGGGTCCCTGGCAAGTGGCCTTCATTGGGATCACCACGGGCCTCCTGTCGCTAGCCACAGTGACAGGCAACCTGCTGGTACTCATCTCTTTCAAGGTCAACACGGAGCTCAAGACAGTCAATAACTACTTCCTGCTGAGCCTGGCCTGTGCTGACCTCATCATCGGTACCTTCTCCATGAACCTCTACACCACATACCTGCTCATGGGCCACTGGGCTCTGGGCACACTGGCTTGCGACCTCTGGCTGGCCCTGGACTATGTGGCCAGCAATGCCTCCGTCATGAATCTGCTGCTCATCAGCTTTGACCGCTACTTCTCCGTGACTCGGCCCCTGAGCTACCGCGCCAAGCGCACACCCCGCCGGGCAGCTCTGATGATCGGCCTGGCCTGGCTGGTTTCCTTTGTCCTCTGGGCCCCAGCCATCCTCTTCTGGCAGTACCTGGTAGGGGAGCGGACAGTGTTAGCTGGGCAGTGCTACATCCAGTTCCTCTCCCAGCCCATCATCACCTTTGGCACAGCCATGGCTGCCTTCTACCTCCCTGTCACAGTCATGTGCACGCTCTACTGGCGCATCTACCGGGAGACAGAGAACCGAGCACGGGAGCTGGCAGCCCTTCAGGGCTCTGAGACACCAGGCAAAGggggtggcagcagcagcagctcagaGAGGTCTCAGCCAGGGGCTGAGGGCTCACCAGAGACTCCTCCAGGCCGCTGCTGTCGCTGCTGCCGGGCCCCCAGGCTGCTGCAGGCCTACAgctggaaggaagaagaggaagaggacgaAGGCTCTATGGAGTCCCTCACATCCTCAGAGGGAGAGGAGCCTGGCTCCGAAGTGGTGATCAAGATGCCAATGGTGGACCCCGAGGCACAGGCCCCCACCAAGCAGCCCCCACGGAGCTCCCCAAATACAGTCAAGAGGCCGACTAAGAAAGGGCGTGATCGAGCTGGCAAGGGCCAGAAGCCCCGTGGAAAGGAGCAGCTGGCCAAACGGAAGACCTTCTCACTGGTCAAGGAGAAGAAGGCGGCTCGGACCCTGAGTGCCATCCTCCTGGCTTTCATCCTCACCTGGACACCGTACAACATCATGGTGCTGGTGTCCACCTTCTGCAAGGACTGTGTTCCCGAGACCCTGTGGGAGCTGGGCTACTGGCTGTGCTACGTCAACAGCACCATCAACCCCATGTGCTACGCACTCTGCAACAAAGCCTTCCGGGACACCTTTCGCCTGCTACTGCTTTGCCGCTGGGACAAGAGACGCTGGCGCAAGATCCCCAAGCGCCCCGGCTCCGTGCACCGCACTCCCTCCCGCCAATGCTGA